A segment of the Halogeometricum sp. S3BR5-2 genome:
ATGGTCGCGGAAGGCGACGTCGTTCACGAGTTCGAGTCCGATTTCGCGTCGTACTGCGGCGCCGACACCGGCCTCGCGACGACGAACGGAACGACGGCACTACACGCGGCGCTCGTCGGCCTCGGAATCGGCGACGGCGACAGGGTGCTCACGACGCCGTTCTCGTTCATCGCGACGGCGAACACCCCTCGACTCGCGGGCGCGGACGTCGACTTCGTCGACATCGACCCCGAGACGTACAACATCGACCCCGAGGCCCTCGAATCCCGCCTCCGCGCGGGAGAGGACGTCGACGCTGTCATCGCCGTCCACCTGTACGGTCTTCCGGCGGACGTCGGTCGTCTCCGCGAACTCGCGGACGAATACGACTTCAAACTCCTCGAGGACGCCGCGCAGGCGCACGGCGCGAAATACGAGGGGACGCGCGTCGGCACGTTCGGCGACGCGGCGTGCTTCTCGTTCTACCCGACGAAGAACATGACGACGGGCGAGGGCGGCATGGTCCTCACCGACGACGAGGAGGTGGCCGAACGCACCCGGCGGTTCGTCGACCACGGGCGTACCGAGGGCTACGAACACGCCTCGGTCGGCCACAACTTCCGGATGACGAACATCGCGGCGGCCATCGGCCTCGCGCAGATGGAGCGTCTCCCCGGGTTCACCGAGGCCCGCCGGCGGAACGCCGCGCGGTTGACCGAGGAACTCACGGACGTCCCCGGCGTGACCCCGCCGGCCGAACCCGAGGGGTACGAGCACGTCTACCACCAGTACACGGTCCGCGTCGACGACCGCGACGGCCTGCAGGAACACCTCTCCGACGCCGGCGTCGGAACGGGCGTCTACTACCCCGTTCCCATCCACCGGCAACCGGCGTACGACGACGTCGGGGGCTCCTACCCCGAGGCCGAAGCGGCCGCCGAGGAGGTGCTGTCGCTGCCGGTGCATCCCGCCCTGGAGGATGACGACATCGACGACATCGTCGCGGCGATGACGAGGTCGGTGGTCCCATGACCGGCATCGACGTCGGCGTCATCGGCGTCGGATCGATGGGGCAGAACCACGCGCGCATCTACTCGCAGATGTGGGAGGCGAACCTCGTCGGCGTCGCCGACGCGGACGTCGAACGCGCCGGCGAGATAGCGAACGACCTCGGGACGGAGGCGTTCACGACCGAGGAACTGCTCGCGCGCGTCGACGCCGTCTCCATCGTCGTCCCCACGCAGTTCCACGCATCCGTCGCCGAGCAGTGCATCGACGCCGGCGTCAGCGTCCTCGTCGAGAAACCGTTCGTCACCACCCGCGAGGAGGGACGTTCGATCATCGAACGGGCGAACGAGGCCGGCGTGAAGGTGCAGGTCGGACACGTCGAGCAGTTCAACCCCGCCGTGACCGAGTTGGCCCGCATCACGGAGGACTTCGACCCCATCGCCATCCACGCGCGCCGCCTCGGCCCGCCGAGCGACGACGACCGCTCGCTGGACGGCGTGGTCCACGACCTGATGATACACGACATCGACGTGGTCCGGTCGCTCGTCCCCGGGCGGGCGGTGCGCGTCAACGCGATGGGCACCCCCGACCGCCAGTACACCAACGCCCAGATGTCCTTCGACAACG
Coding sequences within it:
- a CDS encoding Gfo/Idh/MocA family oxidoreductase, with product MTGIDVGVIGVGSMGQNHARIYSQMWEANLVGVADADVERAGEIANDLGTEAFTTEELLARVDAVSIVVPTQFHASVAEQCIDAGVSVLVEKPFVTTREEGRSIIERANEAGVKVQVGHVEQFNPAVTELARITEDFDPIAIHARRLGPPSDDDRSLDGVVHDLMIHDIDVVRSLVPGRAVRVNAMGTPDRQYTNAQMSFDNGTIVNLTASRVTQQKTRDLTITAEDCYITLDYIDQSVEIHRQSRPEYMNDDGNLRYRHEGIIEKPFVNTGEPLRLELESFVDSIIEDETPRVTAEDGLRAVELADQIRECAGDPEHGVDVGDRPLPHGMN
- a CDS encoding DegT/DnrJ/EryC1/StrS family aminotransferase, with translation MIHIANPTLGREEKDRVTEVIDSGMVAEGDVVHEFESDFASYCGADTGLATTNGTTALHAALVGLGIGDGDRVLTTPFSFIATANTPRLAGADVDFVDIDPETYNIDPEALESRLRAGEDVDAVIAVHLYGLPADVGRLRELADEYDFKLLEDAAQAHGAKYEGTRVGTFGDAACFSFYPTKNMTTGEGGMVLTDDEEVAERTRRFVDHGRTEGYEHASVGHNFRMTNIAAAIGLAQMERLPGFTEARRRNAARLTEELTDVPGVTPPAEPEGYEHVYHQYTVRVDDRDGLQEHLSDAGVGTGVYYPVPIHRQPAYDDVGGSYPEAEAAAEEVLSLPVHPALEDDDIDDIVAAMTRSVVP